A window of Nitrospiria bacterium contains these coding sequences:
- a CDS encoding HD-GYP domain-containing protein, with the protein MPAKTVQDDQTYRLGKGLINQFNILLKTAQIHDPRNVVWDQPITNFFNTLDDLFKIDSTVNISLEADCLFLGDTKLRIDIDAFVSFMSVIEEMRKRKVGTIQISKGISKDQLKQFVYLFANTDVRTEDPFEPLENKLKGGGVPDIQVGKLTEKKEKKDNEEIVKNKKEIAKKTYYKTISVVSEVMENVKLGQMNVKKAKRVVQSMVDMILKEETTLLGLTTLRGHDEYTHNHSVNVCILSLSMGQRMGYNKRALSELGMAALFHDIGKAEIPLEVLNKPTDFDEEDWKIMRRHPILGVELLVKMKGLHESALYGAIGAFEHHLNYDLSGYPRLQNKRDLTLLGRIIGIVDCYDALTSSRVYNRVPFSPENALKFMLSKTGKAFDPTLLKLFVNCVGFYPIGTLVLLNSKEVGVVLANHMNPDHADRPKIKIVTDPRGQEIDGPVLDLAEDLGAQRHIIQTIDSTKYKFDVSRYFV; encoded by the coding sequence ATGCCAGCAAAGACCGTACAAGATGATCAAACCTATCGGCTAGGAAAGGGGCTGATCAACCAGTTCAATATTTTGTTGAAAACCGCTCAAATCCATGATCCAAGGAATGTGGTCTGGGATCAGCCGATTACCAATTTCTTCAATACCTTGGATGATCTGTTCAAAATCGATTCCACTGTGAATATCAGCCTGGAGGCGGACTGCCTCTTTTTGGGCGATACCAAGCTTCGTATTGATATCGATGCCTTTGTGAGTTTTATGTCCGTGATTGAAGAGATGCGAAAGCGGAAAGTTGGAACGATTCAAATATCCAAGGGGATTTCCAAGGATCAATTGAAACAGTTTGTATACCTGTTTGCCAATACGGATGTTCGAACGGAAGATCCCTTTGAACCCCTGGAAAATAAGTTGAAGGGAGGGGGCGTTCCTGATATTCAGGTTGGGAAGCTTACCGAGAAAAAAGAAAAGAAAGATAACGAAGAGATCGTAAAAAATAAAAAAGAAATTGCGAAAAAAACGTATTACAAAACCATCTCGGTTGTCTCCGAGGTAATGGAAAATGTAAAACTTGGGCAGATGAATGTAAAAAAGGCGAAACGAGTGGTTCAGTCGATGGTGGATATGATTTTAAAGGAGGAAACCACCCTTTTAGGGTTAACGACCCTCCGGGGGCACGATGAATATACCCATAACCATTCGGTCAATGTTTGCATCCTTTCACTTTCTATGGGTCAGCGAATGGGCTACAATAAAAGGGCTCTAAGTGAATTAGGGATGGCTGCCCTCTTTCATGATATCGGAAAAGCTGAGATTCCCCTGGAAGTACTGAATAAACCCACTGATTTTGATGAGGAGGACTGGAAGATTATGCGGCGCCACCCTATTTTAGGGGTGGAACTACTGGTTAAAATGAAAGGACTTCATGAGTCGGCTCTATACGGTGCTATCGGTGCTTTTGAACACCATCTCAATTACGACCTTTCAGGGTATCCCCGCCTCCAAAATAAAAGAGATTTAACTTTATTGGGTAGAATTATTGGAATTGTGGATTGTTATGATGCATTGACGTCCTCCAGGGTTTACAACCGGGTTCCCTTTTCCCCTGAAAATGCCTTAAAATTCATGTTAAGCAAAACTGGAAAGGCCTTTGACCCCACTTTATTAAAACTCTTTGTGAATTGTGTTGGTTTTTATCCTATTGGAACGTTGGTGTTATTAAATTCCAAAGAAGTGGGGGTTGTACTGGCCAACCACATGAACCCCGACCATGCCGATCGGCCTAAAATTAAAATAGTAACCGATCCTCGGGGACAGGAAATTGATGGACCTGTTTTGGATTTGGCTGAAGATCTCGGCGCTCAACGGCATATCATCCAAACCATTGATTCCACAAAATATAAATTTGATGTAAGCCGATATTTTGTTTAA
- a CDS encoding HEAT repeat domain-containing protein codes for MSEESGKKVAEPETLDHQEKIDPEELKSVKDLLQALTKTAKTLKIYLPNNPIHQKHLKELTEKFSAHLNQYPSLALEIQQFKLLFHQETVYENTNRLESIAFKFYIDGLMEITFHEGLEPEEIFNLLEIMGQEFDSSNPNDDMVTLLWEKHFTHMSYAIAEEFLEEDAIIQSEQKMDEDPNQIRQRQVLLKEEIQKASEEYEAQKLKRPERPYSQVFQLNEEEIGRVKNLMEIEEKRDLRMEMIIILGSILRIEQEDEAFEECIGATRRVLEILIAQTDFYHAAKVLEVFREVLQASPSPSPHHQSNLHHALEWAGGTENFREIEKILRIGNLEDTENFTLFLSLLPQNAIPVLVELLGTINQMKVRRLVCEALVVLGKNDISVLVTGLRDSRWFVIRNLVYILGKIGDPKGLEHFKRLSCHPEPRVRKEVISAISAMGREQVEGIYLAFLKDPDPFIRQQVVRWAASSSSKEGLKTLQRMVVENGFHEKELSEKQEIFESIGKIGGDSVVPFLEGFLIKKRKFWFSDHKQDELSICAAAVLKKIGGEAAWNALKGGADSKNKTTREACKKALVGSSRS; via the coding sequence ATGTCTGAAGAGAGCGGAAAAAAGGTTGCGGAACCAGAGACCCTAGACCATCAGGAAAAAATTGACCCAGAAGAACTCAAGTCGGTCAAAGACCTTTTACAGGCTCTGACCAAAACGGCCAAAACCTTAAAAATATATCTCCCCAACAACCCTATTCATCAGAAACATCTCAAAGAACTCACCGAAAAGTTCTCGGCCCATTTAAATCAGTACCCTTCCCTGGCTTTGGAAATTCAACAGTTTAAACTCCTTTTCCACCAAGAAACGGTTTATGAGAATACTAACCGTCTAGAAAGTATTGCGTTTAAATTTTATATCGATGGTTTAATGGAGATAACCTTTCATGAAGGACTCGAGCCCGAAGAAATATTTAATTTGTTAGAAATCATGGGACAGGAGTTTGATTCTTCCAACCCCAACGATGATATGGTGACCCTTCTTTGGGAAAAGCATTTTACCCATATGAGTTATGCCATTGCAGAAGAGTTTTTGGAAGAAGATGCGATTATTCAATCCGAGCAAAAAATGGATGAGGATCCCAATCAAATCCGACAGCGCCAAGTCCTATTAAAAGAGGAAATTCAAAAGGCTTCCGAAGAATATGAAGCACAGAAATTAAAACGGCCTGAACGACCCTATTCTCAAGTGTTCCAATTAAACGAAGAGGAAATTGGAAGGGTTAAAAATTTGATGGAGATTGAGGAAAAAAGAGATCTTCGAATGGAAATGATCATTATCCTCGGTTCGATTTTACGGATTGAACAGGAAGATGAAGCTTTTGAGGAATGTATCGGGGCAACCCGCCGGGTCTTGGAAATCTTGATTGCCCAGACAGACTTTTACCATGCGGCCAAGGTTCTGGAAGTATTTCGGGAAGTTTTACAGGCATCCCCTAGTCCCTCTCCCCATCACCAATCGAATCTTCATCATGCATTGGAGTGGGCGGGAGGAACGGAAAACTTTAGAGAAATTGAAAAAATTTTAAGAATTGGAAATTTGGAAGACACAGAAAATTTCACGCTTTTTCTGAGTTTATTGCCCCAGAATGCCATTCCGGTTCTTGTGGAATTATTGGGTACCATTAATCAGATGAAAGTTCGCCGGTTGGTGTGCGAAGCCCTGGTGGTTTTGGGAAAAAACGATATTTCGGTTTTGGTAACGGGTCTTAGGGATTCAAGGTGGTTTGTGATCCGGAACCTGGTTTATATTTTGGGAAAAATAGGGGATCCAAAGGGATTGGAGCATTTCAAGCGGTTAAGCTGCCATCCGGAGCCTCGGGTCCGAAAAGAAGTCATCTCAGCCATTAGCGCCATGGGAAGAGAGCAGGTAGAAGGTATTTACCTGGCCTTTTTAAAGGATCCCGATCCTTTCATTCGTCAGCAGGTGGTTCGCTGGGCGGCTTCTTCTAGCTCCAAGGAGGGATTGAAAACACTTCAGCGGATGGTAGTGGAAAATGGCTTTCATGAAAAAGAACTCTCTGAAAAGCAGGAGATATTTGAATCCATTGGAAAGATTGGGGGGGACTCAGTGGTCCCGTTCCTTGAGGGGTTCTTGATCAAAAAAAGAAAGTTCTGGTTTTCCGACCACAAGCAGGATGAACTTAGCATTTGCGCCGCTGCTGTCCTCAAAAAAATCGGGGGAGAGGCTGCCTGGAACGCCTTAAAAGGGGGAGCGGACTCCAAAAATAAAACTACCCGTGAGGCGTGCAAAAAAGCCTTGGTAGGGTCCTCCCGTTCATAA
- a CDS encoding Rrf2 family transcriptional regulator: protein MRFSIKGEYGILAALEIALHTDQGPVQVRKIALQQGIPVRFLEQVMSSLKKSGLVESVRGAQGGYRLSKPADEIRLSDLIQAVEGPISPMARTNENSLDSRGGHGEEDVLKDVWGEVKDSIIGVLDSISLQDLCNRKKTIEDRKALMYHI from the coding sequence ATGAGATTTTCAATAAAAGGTGAATACGGAATTTTAGCGGCCTTAGAAATTGCTCTGCATACAGACCAGGGGCCTGTACAAGTTAGAAAAATTGCCCTTCAACAGGGAATTCCTGTTCGATTTTTGGAACAGGTAATGAGTTCTTTAAAAAAATCTGGACTGGTGGAAAGTGTCCGGGGAGCTCAAGGGGGTTATCGGCTTTCCAAGCCCGCCGATGAAATCCGTTTATCCGACCTGATCCAGGCTGTGGAAGGGCCCATTTCCCCAATGGCTCGCACCAATGAAAATTCTTTAGATTCCCGGGGAGGCCATGGAGAAGAAGATGTTCTAAAAGATGTGTGGGGAGAGGTCAAGGATTCTATCATTGGAGTCCTTGATTCCATCTCGCTTCAAGACCTTTGCAATCGGAAGAAAACAATTGAGGATAGAAAAGCCCTAATGTATCACATTTAG